A window of Strigops habroptila isolate Jane chromosome 5, bStrHab1.2.pri, whole genome shotgun sequence contains these coding sequences:
- the LOC115608043 gene encoding lysosomal acid lipase/cholesteryl ester hydrolase-like yields MWCLLMLLCSQGIAFSAGFTTPSALNSDKSQFRKTRNPESLMNVSEIIRYHGYPSEEYEVTTEDGYILSVYRIPAGRNSQSTGKKPAILLHHGTLGDSIHWISNLPNNSLGFILADAGYDVWLGNSRGNTWSLKHKTLKPCQKEFWQFSFDEIGKYDVRGELYFIMNKTGQKDVYFVGHSEAATAGFVAFSTYPELAQRVKVFFALGPVVTTTYGTSPLVTLTRLPQLLIRLLAGCKGILRQNELLKRPLVRICESLGKLCGSALCYIAGDKLQNLNMSRTDVYVGHYPAGTSVQNVIHWHQVIRADQLQAYDYGSKENMKKYNQPAPPVYKVEEISTPIAVWSGGRDKFADPKDTAKLLPRIKNLIYHEHFPSWGHLSFIWSLDAPQKMYRKIIELLAKYP; encoded by the exons ATGTGGTGCCTCCtcatgctgctctgctctcaagGAATTGCCTTTTCAGCAGGATTCACAACACCCTCCGCTCTGAACTCAGACAAAAGCCAGTTCAGGAAGACTCGTAACCCTGAATCCCTTATGAATGTT AGTGAAATTATCAGATATCATGGATACCCCAGTGAGGAATATGAAGTTACCACAGAGGATGGGTACATTCTTAGTGTTTACAGAATTCCTGCTGGGAGGAACAGCCAAAGTACAG ggaaaaagcCCGCAATCTTGCTACACCATGGTACTTTAGGAGATTCTATTCACTGGATTTCTAACCTGCCCAACAACAGCTTGGGCTTCATCCTCGCAGATGCTGGCTATGACGTCTGGTTGGGAAACAGCCGAGGAAACACCTGGTCTTTAAAACACAAGACCCTTAAGCCCTGCCAGAAAGAGTTTTGGCAGTTCAG CTTCGATGAGATAGGTAAATACGATGTTCGAGGAGAGCTGTACTTCATAATGAATAAAACTGGACAGAAGGATGTATATTTTGTTGGTCACTCAGAGGCTGCAACTGCAG GCTTTGTAGCATTTTCTACTTACCCTGAGTTGGCTCAAAGGGTTAAAGTGTTCTTCGCTTTGGGACCAGTAGTCACAACCACATATGGTACCAGCCCTCTGGTGACACTTACACGTCTTCCCCAGTTACTGATCAGG TTACTGGCTGGCTGCAAAGGAATTCTTCGCCAGAATGAGCTGCTGAAACGGCCTCTAGTACGGATCTGTGAATCTCTGGGAAAACTTTGTGGCAGTGCCTTGTGCTACATAGCTGGAGACAAGTTACAAAATCTGAACATG aGTCGAACAGATGTATATGTAGGACATTACCCTGCTGGAACATCAGTACAGAACGTTATTCACTGGCATCAG GTAATACGTGCAGACCAATTGCAAGCTTATGACTATGGCTCtaaggaaaacatgaagaaatacaaCCAG CCTGCTCCTCCTGTGTACAAGGTAGAGGAAATAAGCACACCAATTGCTGTCTGGAGCGGTGGACGGGACAAATTTGCAGATCCAAAAGacacagcaaagctgctccctcggattaaaaatctcatttatcaTGAGCATTTTCCTTCTTGGGGTCATCTTAGTTTCATCTGGAGCCTTGATGCACCTCAGAAAATGTATCGGAAAATCATTGAACTGCTAGCAAAATACCCTTAA